The Chlorocebus sabaeus isolate Y175 chromosome 1, mChlSab1.0.hap1, whole genome shotgun sequence genome includes a region encoding these proteins:
- the OR56B4 gene encoding LOW QUALITY PROTEIN: olfactory receptor 56B4 (The sequence of the model RefSeq protein was modified relative to this genomic sequence to represent the inferred CDS: substituted 1 base at 1 genomic stop codon), translated as MLKMTELLWADAENKISRDMNIGLSIANSSGFQVSEFILMEFPGIHEWQHWLSLPLALLYFLALGASLLIIITIQHETMLHEPMYHWLGILAVVDIGLATTIMPKILAIFXFDAKAISLHECFAQIYAIHSFMCMESGIFLCMAMDRYMTSCYPLQYTSIVTEAFVIKATLSVVLRNGLLTIPVPVLAAQRHYCSRNEIDHCLCSNLGVTSLACDDTTINRFYQLALVWVVVGSDMGLVFASYSLIIRSVLKLNSAKATSKALNTCSSHLILILFFYTAIIVVSVTHLAGRRVPLIPVLLDVLHIVIPPALNPMVYALRTQELRVGLQKLLGLGKHVSRK; from the exons ATGTTAAAAATGACTGAGTTATTGTGG GCAGATGCTGAGAACAAAATATCTCGTGATATGAATATTGGCCTAAGTATAGCCAATAGCTCAGGGTTTCAAGTGTCTGAGTTCATTCTGATGGAGTTCCCAGGCATTCATGAGTGGCAGCACTGGCTCTCTCTTCCCCTCGCTCTGCTCTACTTCTTAGCTCTTGGTGCCAGTCTCCTCATCATAATCACCATTCAACATGAGACCATGCTACATGAACCCATGTACCATTGGCTGGGCATACTGGCAGTGGTGGACATTGGCCTGGCCACCACCATCATGCCCAAGATCCTGGCCATCTTCTGATTTGATGCCAAGGCCATCAGCCTCCATGAGTGTTTTGCTCAGATCTATGCCATCCACTCTTTCATGTGCATGGAGTCAGGCATCTTCCTTTGCATGGCAATGGATAGATATATGACCAGTTGTTATCCCCTTCAGTACACTTCCATAGTTACTGAAGCTTTTGTCATCAAAGCCACACTGTCAGTAGTGCTCAGGAATGGCCTGTTGACCATCCCAGTGCCGGTATTGGCTGCCCAGCGACACTACTGCTCCAGGAATGAGATTGATCACTGCCTGTGCTCTAACTTAGGGGTCACAAGTCTGGCCTGTGATGACACCACCATCAACAGGTTTTACCAGCTGGCCTTGGTCTGGGTTGTGGTTGGGAGTGACATGGGTCTGGTCTTCGCTTCCTATTCTTTGATTATTCGCTCAGTGCTGAAGCTGAACTCTGCTAAAGCAACATCTAAGGCCCTGAATACCTGCAGCTCCCACCTTatcctcattctctttttctaCACAGCTATTATTGTAGTATCTGTCACTCACCTAGCAGGAAGAAGGGTTCCTCTCATCCCTGTTCTCCTCGATGTGCTGCATATTGTCATTCCCCCAGCCCTTAACCCCATGGTATATGCCCTTAGGACCCAGGAGCTGAGAGTGGGCTTACAGAAGCTGCTTGGTTTGGGCAAGCATGTGTCCAGGAAGTGA